Proteins from one Methanobrevibacter thaueri genomic window:
- a CDS encoding site-specific DNA-methyltransferase, which translates to MEEIKLTGESKDIVAENISQLKELFPEIVVDDKIDFDSLKKILGESVDDTKEKYSFTWPGKSQAIKESQKQSTGTLRPCKDESEHWDKTQNIYIEGDNLEVLKLLQKGYYNKIKAIYIDPPYNTGNDFIYTDDYKDNLDNYLKISGQILDSDDKERGNIGIRLSTNTESMGRYHSNWLNMMYPRLRLARNLLTEDGIIFVSIDDNEVENLRKLMDELFGEENFMAQIIVEGTPKNDPHIISTAHEYCLVYVKNFNEAKMSNYGLKNPLYSEINTIFENGGNNFKLIEKNLKEFYDKKGLKKDNISNYKFADKLGVFRLGPIDDPQNSGPKDERINPITNTPCIVPNRGWSCSIETWNEWINNNLIYFPENNEKIPAKKTYIQSDRLDVMKAYVKIQTRKDTDALKKLFGLKMTPFPNPKPVELLKMFIDNCNDKNMIICDFFSGSASTAEATIRLNAEDNGNRKFLLIQIPEEITEENKSGKSKKIAHESIKFLKENNKELNICEIGKERIRRIGKNIIKESENKSLDIGFKVFKLDSSNLEKWEPDFNNIQQSLIVDEIKKDRTNEDLVYEIMLKYGVDLTLPIEKHDNIYSIGFGALVMCLEDNITTEVTDKILNIVKDSSITRVVFKDSGFASDADKTNIKEILKTNHIDEFITI; encoded by the coding sequence GTGGAAGAAATTAAATTAACTGGTGAAAGCAAAGATATTGTTGCAGAAAATATATCACAATTAAAAGAATTATTCCCTGAAATAGTTGTCGACGATAAAATTGATTTTGATTCTTTAAAAAAAATTTTAGGCGAAAGTGTTGATGATACAAAAGAAAAGTATAGTTTTACTTGGCCAGGCAAATCTCAAGCTATTAAAGAATCACAAAAACAATCCACAGGTACTTTAAGACCTTGTAAAGATGAAAGTGAACATTGGGATAAAACACAAAATATATATATTGAAGGAGATAACCTAGAAGTTCTTAAACTTTTACAAAAAGGTTATTATAATAAAATCAAAGCAATTTACATTGATCCTCCATATAATACAGGTAATGATTTCATTTATACTGATGACTATAAAGATAATTTAGATAATTATTTGAAAATTTCAGGTCAAATTTTAGATTCTGATGATAAAGAAAGAGGAAACATTGGAATTAGATTGAGTACTAATACCGAAAGCATGGGTCGTTATCATTCAAATTGGTTGAATATGATGTATCCTAGATTAAGATTAGCTAGAAATTTATTAACTGAAGATGGAATTATTTTTGTTAGTATTGATGATAATGAGGTTGAAAATTTAAGAAAACTAATGGACGAACTATTTGGTGAAGAAAACTTTATGGCACAAATTATTGTTGAGGGCACTCCAAAAAATGACCCTCACATTATTTCAACAGCTCATGAATACTGCTTAGTATATGTTAAAAATTTTAATGAAGCAAAAATGAGTAATTATGGTTTAAAAAATCCATTATATTCTGAGATTAATACTATATTTGAAAATGGGGGAAATAATTTTAAATTAATAGAAAAAAATCTAAAAGAATTTTATGATAAAAAGGGATTGAAAAAAGATAATATTTCTAATTATAAGTTTGCAGATAAATTAGGAGTATTTAGATTAGGTCCTATAGATGATCCTCAAAATAGTGGTCCTAAAGATGAAAGAATTAACCCAATCACTAACACTCCTTGCATTGTTCCAAATAGGGGTTGGAGTTGTAGTATTGAAACTTGGAATGAATGGATTAATAATAATTTAATTTATTTTCCTGAAAATAATGAAAAAATTCCTGCAAAGAAGACATATATACAAAGCGATAGGCTAGATGTAATGAAAGCATATGTAAAAATTCAAACAAGAAAAGATACTGATGCTTTGAAAAAATTATTTGGTTTAAAAATGACTCCATTTCCAAATCCAAAACCTGTAGAATTATTAAAAATGTTTATTGATAATTGTAATGATAAAAATATGATAATTTGCGATTTTTTCTCAGGTTCAGCTAGTACTGCAGAAGCAACAATAAGATTAAATGCTGAAGATAATGGGAATAGAAAATTTTTATTAATCCAAATTCCTGAAGAAATCACAGAGGAAAATAAATCTGGAAAAAGTAAAAAAATTGCTCACGAATCAATTAAATTTTTAAAAGAAAACAATAAGGAACTTAATATCTGTGAAATTGGAAAAGAAAGAATTCGTCGAATTGGAAAGAATATTATTAAAGAATCAGAAAATAAAAGTTTAGATATAGGGTTTAAAGTTTTCAAACTTGATTCAAGTAATTTAGAAAAATGGGAGCCTGATTTTAATAATATTCAACAATCATTAATTGTTGATGAAATTAAAAAAGATAGAACAAATGAAGACTTAGTCTATGAAATTATGTTAAAATATGGTGTTGATTTAACATTACCAATTGAAAAACATGATAATATTTATTCAATAGGTTTTGGTGCTTTAGTAATGTGTTTAGAAGATAATATTACAACAGAGGTTACTGATAAAATTTTGAATATAGTTAAAGATTCATCTATTACAAGAGTAGTGTTTAAAGATAGTGGTTTCGCTTCTGATGCTGATAAAACCAATATAAAAGAAATATTAAAAACAAACCATATTGATGAGTTTATAACAATATAG
- a CDS encoding flavodoxin family protein — protein sequence MKTAIIYVSSHHGNTKKVLDVMAYSNDIDLLKISEAKKTDFSVYDAIGFASGIYFHKFHKGIEKLASEIDLTGKKVFTVYTCGINYINYARGIQKTIRSQDCEFIGGFSCRGYDTYGFFEKIGGIAKNHPNEKDFRKAREFIKNNLR from the coding sequence ATGAAAACCGCAATAATATATGTTTCATCACACCATGGAAATACAAAAAAAGTTCTCGACGTAATGGCATATTCAAATGATATCGACTTATTAAAAATATCTGAAGCTAAAAAAACAGATTTTTCAGTTTATGATGCAATAGGATTTGCTTCAGGAATATATTTCCATAAATTCCACAAAGGCATCGAAAAGCTGGCTTCAGAAATTGACTTGACCGGCAAAAAGGTTTTCACTGTTTACACATGCGGTATTAATTACATAAACTATGCAAGAGGCATCCAAAAAACAATCAGATCCCAAGACTGCGAATTCATTGGAGGATTCAGCTGCAGAGGATATGACACATATGGATTTTTCGAAAAAATCGGTGGAATAGCCAAAAACCATCCCAACGAAAAAGACTTTAGAAAAGCTCGTGAATTTATAAAAAACAATTTGAGGTGA
- a CDS encoding MarR family winged helix-turn-helix transcriptional regulator, translating to MEEKKLGFLIANLFNDYTNYMNSYLKEMDLTLSQTRVLLVLALNNGVSIDYLAEKANIGKSSVTKSVKILEKKGFLTKEIDPEDNRRKIVKITKKGKEIQKAALQINNEIEESIISKIGENEIKTLKEQLITLDELIKN from the coding sequence ATGGAAGAAAAAAAATTAGGATTCCTAATAGCCAATCTATTCAACGATTACACAAACTACATGAATAGCTATCTTAAAGAAATGGATTTGACATTAAGTCAGACAAGAGTGCTCCTTGTTTTAGCATTGAATAATGGTGTTTCTATAGATTATCTTGCAGAAAAAGCAAACATAGGAAAAAGCAGCGTAACCAAATCTGTGAAGATACTTGAAAAGAAAGGATTTCTGACAAAAGAAATTGATCCCGAAGACAATCGTAGGAAAATCGTTAAAATCACAAAAAAAGGAAAAGAAATACAAAAGGCAGCTCTTCAAATCAATAATGAAATAGAAGAATCAATAATCTCTAAAATAGGTGAAAATGAAATTAAAACCTTAAAAGAACAGTTAATCACATTAGACGAATTAATTAAAAATTAA
- a CDS encoding pseudomurein-binding repeat-containing protein, with protein MTEDNISWTSFCQAMNSIAFWLIQNKKKYKKRDYYQILTLKGNCSDIEKKAKKLGSDKLVAMYTMAVIKDNSSLDFLPNYVMLKNSTKIDKAEYVDMAIRTESYIRANGRLPAIVYRMSKLPDYNDSTMKLFIKTFNYKGNTIDEALAIIAKKKLYSKYFNSQKTDKKTINDASQGKGSNCVDWGQVYYRIAKSLGYDVQFVHVKCRVSGTGHIRLRLKHKKHTGGNWINRDPAAVADTTSGNVRAIWCEDGYLIAYDPSWIFTDLYSS; from the coding sequence ATGACAGAAGATAATATTAGCTGGACAAGTTTTTGTCAGGCAATGAACTCAATAGCATTCTGGTTAATCCAGAACAAAAAGAAGTACAAGAAGCGTGACTATTACCAAATATTAACATTAAAAGGTAATTGCAGCGATATTGAAAAGAAAGCCAAAAAATTAGGTTCAGACAAGCTGGTTGCAATGTATACAATGGCGGTGATTAAGGATAACAGTTCTTTGGATTTCCTTCCAAACTATGTAATGTTAAAGAACTCAACCAAAATAGACAAGGCCGAATATGTGGACATGGCTATAAGGACTGAAAGCTATATCAGGGCAAACGGAAGGCTTCCTGCAATCGTTTACAGAATGTCAAAGCTTCCGGATTACAATGACTCAACAATGAAGCTGTTTATCAAGACATTCAATTACAAAGGAAACACAATAGATGAGGCTTTAGCTATTATAGCAAAGAAGAAATTGTACAGCAAATACTTTAATTCACAAAAGACAGACAAGAAAACAATCAATGATGCCAGTCAGGGCAAGGGTTCAAATTGTGTTGACTGGGGACAGGTGTATTATAGAATAGCTAAAAGCTTAGGTTATGATGTGCAGTTTGTCCATGTCAAATGCAGAGTATCCGGAACTGGCCACATCAGATTAAGATTAAAGCATAAAAAACATACTGGAGGTAATTGGATTAATAGAGATCCTGCTGCAGTTGCAGATACAACTTCAGGAAATGTCAGAGCAATCTGGTGTGAAGATGGATATCTTATAGCTTATGATCCATCCTGGATTTTTACAGATTTATACAGTAGTTAA
- a CDS encoding DUF4391 domain-containing protein — protein MVLIEDILEVPRDCIVDSVIPKKDVFEAAELNNKDKRIFTDLVKQIKWCYNFTEDNIRVSKFIDETRSYDEVELINIALKYDNVHKIDIGKFKEDDKIDRIADIMMRFIPYPIFLTMQYDNELKFYSAHIRESKADSEKIVIDGKILSTNWMNIDNLSEIEDDFISKIQFNNLDRTDFYNFYNTYFEAVVQHDGAIMAGGTVNLSVEEIKEIYDEISILDSKIKDIEKEMAEEDNFNAKMDLNIKAHRFKEEKEMLLNELKGE, from the coding sequence ATGGTATTAATAGAAGATATTCTTGAAGTTCCAAGAGATTGTATTGTTGATAGCGTAATTCCAAAAAAAGATGTTTTTGAAGCTGCTGAGTTAAATAATAAAGATAAAAGAATCTTTACTGATTTAGTTAAGCAAATTAAATGGTGTTACAATTTCACCGAAGATAACATTCGTGTTAGTAAATTTATTGATGAAACTCGAAGTTATGACGAAGTTGAATTGATTAATATTGCTTTAAAATACGATAATGTTCATAAAATTGATATTGGTAAATTCAAGGAAGATGATAAGATTGATAGGATTGCCGATATAATGATGCGTTTTATACCTTATCCAATTTTCTTAACAATGCAATATGATAATGAATTAAAATTTTACTCAGCACACATACGTGAAAGTAAAGCAGATTCAGAAAAAATTGTTATTGACGGAAAAATATTATCCACCAATTGGATGAACATAGATAATTTAAGTGAAATTGAAGATGATTTTATTTCTAAAATACAATTTAATAATTTAGACCGTACTGACTTCTATAATTTTTATAATACTTATTTTGAAGCCGTTGTCCAACATGATGGTGCAATAATGGCTGGAGGAACAGTAAATCTGTCTGTTGAAGAGATTAAAGAGATTTATGACGAAATTTCAATTTTAGATTCAAAGATTAAAGATATTGAAAAAGAAATGGCTGAAGAAGATAACTTTAATGCTAAAATGGATTTGAATATTAAAGCACATAGATTCAAAGAAGAAAAAGAAATGTTATTAAATGAATTAAAAGGTGAGTAG
- a CDS encoding phage major capsid protein, which yields MLTKGNDAKVQNEVMAQIVADTSAKWMKFTRLLPKQEIEENSQYYTYMSQRVNIEEAIQSGVLGEAKDIAPGATLQELNVRKPISETISIDTIGGVLNVSAQMLDSNLISVNDMLQDVGILIGRSIEKAAIDMIMNSSKVATYNFESGDDTGMTILKAQEKFKESAGSYANLNSMAVSYKSLTTLKSDIFSNNRQVEPVELIKSYYGVDNIDILGTAVCDGGSEMGDKTYIGMDYINPGMKLLYSRTTGTTVAPLGPDGEMYDFYPLIEFMRKDIRDELPMYTKLFILSSVGVLMNAPNRIIKGNFRA from the coding sequence ATGTTAACTAAAGGAAATGATGCAAAAGTACAAAATGAAGTGATGGCGCAAATCGTGGCAGATACTTCTGCAAAGTGGATGAAATTCACAAGATTATTACCAAAGCAGGAAATTGAAGAGAACTCACAGTATTACACTTACATGTCTCAAAGGGTCAATATCGAGGAAGCTATTCAGTCGGGCGTTCTTGGTGAGGCTAAAGACATTGCTCCCGGTGCCACTTTACAGGAATTAAACGTCAGAAAACCAATCTCAGAAACAATCTCCATTGACACTATCGGAGGAGTCCTAAACGTTTCCGCTCAAATGCTTGATTCCAATTTGATCTCCGTTAATGACATGCTGCAGGATGTTGGAATTCTCATCGGCAGAAGCATTGAAAAGGCAGCTATTGACATGATTATGAACTCCAGTAAAGTTGCTACATACAACTTCGAAAGTGGCGATGACACTGGTATGACCATCCTTAAAGCTCAGGAAAAATTCAAGGAATCAGCTGGAAGCTATGCCAACTTAAACAGTATGGCCGTGAGCTACAAGTCACTCACAACCCTGAAATCAGACATATTCTCAAACAACAGACAGGTCGAACCGGTAGAACTTATCAAAAGCTATTACGGTGTTGACAACATCGATATCCTGGGAACAGCAGTATGCGATGGAGGTTCCGAGATGGGTGATAAGACCTACATCGGTATGGACTACATCAATCCGGGAATGAAATTGTTATACTCAAGAACTACCGGAACAACCGTTGCGCCTTTAGGTCCTGACGGTGAGATGTATGATTTCTATCCATTGATTGAATTCATGAGAAAGGACATCAGGGATGAATTGCCGATGTACACCAAACTCTTCATCCTGTCAAGCGTTGGAGTATTAATGAATGCGCCTAACAGAATCATCAAAGGTAATTTCAGAGCATAG
- a CDS encoding abortive infection family protein — translation MTKNLKLKSLELGNLIIENETHVDWENILGAFEFDYLLDQIPRLVQSQYWGDPDYKDCVIKVIYHSIEDNKNNAFQMIQYILNNCTELDEDMINKAILENNADILLTKTNEDELNDLISNINNSLMDGKPVFALDRLHTLMHKWAKELCLKHDIEFNDNEALDTLFKKYVNYIDEYIESQMTKTILKSNISLFSQFNNIRNNYTWAHDNDVLNDIESKLIFKNIVNVKIFVEEIENKYFY, via the coding sequence ATGACTAAAAATTTAAAATTGAAATCATTAGAACTTGGAAATTTGATAATTGAAAATGAAACTCATGTGGATTGGGAAAATATCTTAGGTGCATTCGAATTTGATTATTTATTAGACCAAATTCCTAGATTAGTTCAGAGCCAATATTGGGGAGATCCGGATTATAAAGATTGCGTTATAAAAGTTATTTATCATTCAATTGAAGACAATAAAAACAACGCTTTTCAAATGATTCAATATATTTTGAATAATTGCACTGAACTTGATGAGGATATGATTAATAAAGCCATATTGGAAAATAATGCTGATATTTTACTGACAAAAACAAATGAAGATGAATTAAATGATTTAATTAGTAATATAAATAATTCTTTAATGGATGGAAAACCTGTATTTGCATTAGATAGATTGCATACATTAATGCACAAATGGGCAAAAGAATTATGTTTAAAACATGACATTGAATTTAATGATAATGAAGCTTTAGATACATTATTTAAAAAATATGTAAACTATATTGATGAATATATTGAATCTCAAATGACTAAAACAATATTAAAATCAAATATTAGTTTATTTTCACAATTTAACAATATCAGAAATAATTATACCTGGGCTCATGATAATGATGTTTTGAATGATATTGAAAGTAAATTAATATTTAAAAACATAGTTAATGTAAAAATTTTTGTCGAAGAGATTGAAAATAAATATTTTTATTAA
- a CDS encoding helicase-related protein, translated as MKAPKILDNKFNFVYQELTENIRKGSKLSVVSALFSMYAYDKLKKDLNKIDSMRFIYTKPSFLKDDAKESRQYYIDNNSIFGNDYEIKLKNELTQGSISKECAEWIQEKVEIKSFKKPNEAQPRMICVDNRDDSSIAINGTVDFTTAGLGLNKSDRQDMNQCVYGKDFVQSSLMQFNFLWDNEDYLEDVKEEVLNQMQTMHKENPAEFIYFLSLYNIFSSELDSLDEDNIVRKGNNLKESKIWNKLYKFQKDAAIGVIDKIEKYNGCILADSVGLGKTFTALAVIKYYESRNDRVLVLVPKKLRDNWTIYTKNDKRNIFVDDRFNYDVLNHTDLSRDRGKSGDIDLKTINWGNYDLVVIDESHNFRNNPAVKDRVTRYQKLMNQIIKGGHKTRLLMLSATPVNNKMTDIKNQIAFITEDNDSALASIGINSIETTLKNAQKAFNKWAKRPESERTGATFIDEIDLDYFQLLDTLTIARSRRHIEKYYDLAEIGDFPERLSPINVKSEIDTEEMFPSLEIINKRISSLELAIYSPMRYIRVDKKHEYEEKYDMEVGHGGKFKQLDRDMNVTHLMRINLLKRMESSIYAFRLTTERILYLINQTLDKLDKGIDYNPDLGINNIDLEDDDEDWDNLMIGKKRKVLLQDIDLIKWRQDLELDKQKLEDLLADASEINPQRDGKLKDLKEKITNKISNPINPNNQKIIIFTAFADTAKYLYNNISSWALDEFGIHSALVTGGDANKTTLDKVVQSDLNDILTNFSPKSKERVNIDPDATDEIDILICTDCISEGQNLQDCDYLINYDIHWNPVRIIQRFGRIDRIGSENTQIQLVNFWPNMELDEYIDLESRVKNRMVMVDVSATGEENIISEDQKMNDLAYRKNQLEELQDRVLDLEDIGNSISITDLTFNDFKIELMDFMKENRVELEKAPRGIYSISDIPSDLLGEIEPGVIFLLRQVSGTTENLEKNPLSPYYLVYIGEDGEVKFSYMKSKKVLDYYKKLCLGKKEVLNDLVDEFNFDTNDGRNMGKYSELLVETIEDIIGKKQETGVKSLFNKGGTAVIKKDINGLEEFELITFLIVR; from the coding sequence GTGAAAGCTCCAAAAATTTTAGATAACAAATTTAATTTTGTTTATCAAGAGCTTACTGAAAACATTAGAAAAGGCTCCAAACTTTCTGTTGTTTCAGCCTTATTTTCAATGTACGCTTATGATAAACTTAAAAAAGATTTAAATAAAATAGACAGCATGCGTTTTATTTATACAAAACCTAGTTTTTTAAAAGATGATGCGAAAGAATCTCGTCAATATTATATTGATAATAATAGTATTTTTGGAAATGATTATGAGATTAAACTTAAAAATGAATTGACACAAGGTTCCATTTCAAAGGAATGTGCTGAATGGATTCAAGAAAAAGTTGAAATAAAATCTTTCAAAAAACCAAATGAAGCACAGCCACGTATGATTTGTGTAGACAATAGGGATGATTCAAGTATAGCTATTAACGGTACAGTTGATTTTACCACTGCAGGTTTGGGATTAAATAAATCAGACAGACAAGACATGAACCAATGTGTTTACGGAAAAGACTTCGTACAATCTTCTTTAATGCAATTTAACTTCTTATGGGATAACGAGGATTATCTAGAGGATGTTAAGGAAGAAGTCTTAAATCAAATGCAAACAATGCACAAAGAAAATCCTGCAGAGTTCATTTACTTCTTATCATTGTACAATATCTTTTCTTCAGAACTAGATTCACTTGATGAAGATAACATTGTCCGTAAAGGAAACAATTTAAAAGAAAGTAAAATTTGGAATAAATTATATAAATTCCAAAAAGATGCAGCTATTGGTGTAATCGATAAAATAGAAAAATACAATGGATGTATTTTAGCAGACAGTGTAGGACTTGGTAAAACATTCACAGCACTAGCTGTAATAAAATATTATGAATCAAGAAATGATCGTGTGCTTGTTTTAGTTCCTAAAAAGCTCCGTGATAACTGGACAATCTATACAAAGAATGATAAAAGAAACATCTTCGTTGATGATAGATTTAATTATGATGTTTTAAATCACACCGATTTAAGTCGTGACAGAGGTAAATCCGGAGATATTGATTTAAAGACAATTAACTGGGGAAATTATGATTTAGTAGTAATAGACGAATCACATAACTTCCGTAACAACCCTGCAGTTAAAGATCGTGTAACTCGTTATCAAAAATTAATGAATCAGATTATTAAAGGAGGGCATAAAACACGTTTGTTAATGTTATCTGCAACTCCGGTTAATAATAAAATGACAGATATTAAAAACCAAATAGCTTTTATAACAGAAGATAATGATTCAGCTTTAGCAAGTATTGGAATTAATAGTATTGAAACAACCTTGAAGAATGCTCAGAAGGCTTTTAATAAATGGGCTAAACGTCCAGAAAGCGAAAGAACAGGTGCAACATTCATTGATGAAATTGACTTGGATTATTTCCAACTATTAGATACATTAACAATTGCTAGGTCTAGAAGACACATTGAAAAATATTATGATTTAGCAGAAATTGGAGACTTCCCAGAAAGACTATCACCAATCAATGTAAAATCAGAAATTGATACAGAAGAGATGTTTCCATCACTTGAAATTATAAATAAAAGAATTTCAAGCTTAGAACTTGCAATTTACTCCCCAATGAGATATATTCGAGTTGATAAAAAACATGAATATGAAGAAAAATATGATATGGAAGTTGGTCATGGCGGGAAATTCAAACAATTGGACCGTGATATGAACGTTACTCATTTAATGAGAATTAATCTCTTGAAGAGGATGGAAAGTTCAATTTATGCATTTAGACTTACAACTGAACGTATATTATATTTAATTAATCAAACATTAGATAAATTGGATAAAGGAATAGATTACAATCCTGATTTGGGAATCAATAACATTGATTTAGAAGATGATGATGAAGATTGGGATAATTTAATGATTGGTAAAAAAAGAAAAGTTTTGCTACAGGATATTGATTTAATTAAATGGAGACAAGACCTGGAATTGGATAAACAAAAACTTGAAGATTTATTAGCTGATGCATCTGAGATTAACCCTCAAAGAGATGGAAAACTCAAAGATTTAAAAGAAAAGATAACTAATAAAATTTCAAATCCAATAAATCCAAATAATCAAAAAATAATTATATTTACAGCTTTTGCTGATACTGCAAAGTATTTGTATAATAATATTAGCAGTTGGGCTTTAGATGAATTTGGAATTCATTCCGCTCTTGTAACTGGTGGAGATGCAAATAAAACAACACTTGATAAAGTAGTTCAAAGTGATTTAAATGATATATTAACAAACTTCTCACCAAAATCAAAAGAGAGAGTAAACATCGACCCAGACGCAACAGATGAAATTGATATATTAATTTGTACTGATTGTATCTCTGAAGGTCAAAACTTACAGGATTGTGACTATTTAATTAACTATGATATTCACTGGAACCCAGTACGCATAATTCAAAGATTCGGAAGAATAGATCGTATAGGTTCTGAAAACACACAAATTCAGCTAGTTAATTTCTGGCCAAATATGGAACTAGATGAATATATAGATCTTGAAAGTCGTGTCAAAAATCGTATGGTAATGGTTGATGTTTCCGCAACAGGTGAAGAAAATATTATTTCAGAAGATCAAAAGATGAACGACTTGGCTTATCGTAAGAATCAACTAGAAGAATTACAAGATAGAGTATTAGATTTGGAGGATATAGGAAACTCCATTTCAATTACAGACTTAACATTCAACGACTTTAAAATTGAATTAATGGACTTCATGAAAGAAAATAGAGTTGAATTAGAAAAAGCTCCAAGAGGTATTTATTCAATATCAGATATTCCTTCTGATTTATTGGGTGAAATAGAGCCTGGAGTTATATTTTTACTAAGGCAAGTTTCTGGAACAACAGAAAACCTTGAGAAAAATCCATTAAGTCCATATTACCTTGTATATATTGGTGAAGATGGTGAAGTTAAATTTTCATATATGAAATCTAAAAAAGTATTGGATTACTACAAAAAACTCTGTTTAGGCAAAAAAGAAGTTTTAAATGATTTAGTTGATGAATTTAACTTTGACACTAATGATGGAAGAAATATGGGTAAATATTCAGAACTTTTAGTTGAAACCATTGAAGATATAATTGGTAAAAAACAAGAAACTGGTGTTAAAAGCCTATTTAACAAAGGTGGAACAGCAGTTATCAAAAAAGACATTAATGGACTCGAAGAGTTTGAATTAATAACATTTTTAATTGTGAGATGA